The genomic window AAcggtttataaaataaataattcatacaTTCACATACATGAAATCCAAGACATGCTTATAATGTAAGAATGTCACCTTTTATCAAATTTGATCAAACAAAGAGGAAAGTTTGGAAATTTGGTAAACTGATTTATGCTATAAACATAGTATAATCTGGTTCTAACAccaattgttgaaaaaattaGTTTGAAAATAGTGTTTGTAAGTACattgaaagtttaaaattttctttaaaacttaATTGTTGTGACATTTACAGAAATATACCTCTTACTCTAATTATAATTATACTTTTGGATTAGACGAACTTAGTCGTTTCTAACTTTCTACCACTCGATCTTCTCTGCTAATCTCGATCTTGGTTTGCTAAAGTGTGAGCTATATTTTCAAATCGATAAAAAATTAATGTGAACTTTCAAAGGGCTAGAAACCAAGGACGAACCCTTATGCAAATATAGAATTTATTTTGGGGAAATAACTTGACTATATTTTGACAGAATATCAGCGCAAAGTGATGTGTATTTAAACCTAGCCATCAATCTCTATATATATAGAGAAAACAACAAAAGTACCAATCAAACaatgaataattgaataataatattttaatagaaaacataCTCCCGTAGTGTATACATACGGGTGATGGCAACACTATATCTGGGACTAGGGTTTGTGGAACTTGCACCTTAAGAAGGACCATCTTTTTTTAGGGGTTTGACCTCATTGATGGTGGCGGTAGGTAGAGGATTCCTGTGTTTCATACTTGACTTAGGATTTAAGCCCTTGAGGATATGAGTGGTGTATAATTGTCAAATTCTACTCTCGGGACTCCTATTTTTTTGTTTGTAAGTTATTTTTCCAAGCTGTAATGGTTCTGTTTTTAGCTAAGTAAAGGGGTTGTAAGAATTGTCACCCCCTCCCCAAACGATTTTTATAGCATGTGGAACATAGCTTTCCTTTAAGATTGTTAAATGCCTTTTTAAAGAAAGATTCAATTGTCGTTAGAAATTAACCGACTAGGGTTGGAATTCTTTATGTTGAGGGTGAGTTTGTTTGCAAGGGTTGGTGTAGGGAAGCCTCCCATTATGAAGTTACAATGACGAATATTTGGTGGCCATAATCTTAGTGATTGGTCTTAGTTTACAAGTTTGAGGGGGAAGAATACAAATAGAACAAGTTTTCGTAGCCATAATCATCTcgatttttgtgattttgagggTTTAATCTGATATCATTAGTCTGGTAGTTGGTAGCTTTATTAGATGTCATGAGTGTCTTATGGGTTTTTTGAATAGGAAACTTTTGCAAGCAGAGACGTGGTCTATTCTGATTCTCACAGACGATGCCAATTGTTCATacaaaattttatgataaaagtTGGAGGTAGTTCACACTTACAGCAATGATTTTAGGGTTGAGATTAGAGTATTCCATTAGAGAGAATTCGACTATATAAAGGGGGTTTTCACCTCATGAGGGGTTTTTTACACAAatagtatagaaaaaaaaatactgaaataggatgtcaaaaattttttttaccaaaataggttacttttttattggagcctattagataggcgccaatgaataaaaaataataattttttttgaataaaatatttttttatattttttaataattttttaaaaaaaatacgagTCAAAATACGGTCaatgggtcgggtcgggtcgggtcgggtagCGCCTATCAGGTAGGCGCCAATGAAGGTGCCTCATAAAGAGGCGCcaatgaatattgtaattttgtattaatattgtaattattttataattaaatttgtatttatagttttggattagtattttgtatgaatattgtaattttttgtatgaatattgtaattttgtatgaatattgtaattttttatgaatattgtaatattataattttgtatgaatattgtaatattgtaatttgtatgaatattgtaatgtcgggatatattgtaatattgtaattttttgtatgaatattgtaattattttataattaatttgttagtaatttaggattatgttataaatttttgtgtttgtaattttgtaatcaAAAAAGTGAATTCagttaatttgtttcaaaaaatcaataaatactattaaataaattcaaaatcaaataaaatttaattatataaaagttacattatataaaaattaaattagttaacaacaactatatgattaaaaaagtcagttataattaaacttttaataaaatgatttttaatttttttataattaaacttttaataagatgatttttaattttttataaactttatatgtaaactcaccaaatattaaactaaacacaacaacttatagcttaatcctaaattactaataaattaaattttaaataattacaaacacaaaaatttataacataatcctaaattactaacaaattaattataaaataattacaatattaatacaaaaaattacaatattacaatatatcccgacattacaatattcatacaaaattacaatattacaatattcatacaaaattacaatattacaatattcatacaaaattataatattacaatattcatacaaaattacaatattcatacaaaaaattacaatattcatataaaatactaatccaaaactataaatacaaatttaattataaaataattacaatattcatacaaaaaattacaatattacaatatatcccgacattacaatattcatacaaaattacaaaattacaatattcatacaaaattataatattacaatattcatacaaaaaaatacaatattcatacaaaatactaatccaaaactataaatacaaatttaattataaaataattacaatattcatacaaaattacaatattcattgGCGCCTCTCTATGAGGCACCTTCATTGGCGCCTCTCTGTGAGGCACCTTCATTGGCGCCTACTTGATAGGTGTCACCCGACCCGACCCGTTGACCGTATTTTGacccatatttttttaaaaaaattattaaaaaaatataaaaaatattttattcaaaaaaatttattatttgtttattcattgacgcctatctaataggctccaataaaaaaataacctattttggtaaaaaaaatttctgACATCCTatctcagtttttttttttttctatactaTGGGACAAAAGCTAGGGTCAAAGAAAACCTTGGTCGGGTGTTAGAGAGTTGACACTAGAACCTTGAGACACATTGACTTAACCGTGAGTCTGTCCTAAATAGATTTCTTCAAAATTTGACAATGACCGCTTTATTTCCAAATTGGCAAGAATCCACCTGGGCAAGCCCTCCTTTTGGATAGTCATCCTGGCACTCCTTTCGGACAAGATAAGCTAAGTTGTGGGTGGTCTCTTCTTCTAAGTGAggtgaaattatatatgtataataattataatatatgtatatatgaaattctatttttttttctattggatacaacagtagaaatggatacacacatacataatttttattcaatCGTTACAAGTACGCATACTTCTTGATCAGATATAGTTACCATGTTTATTAATGATTCATGGTTGAGCAAAAATCACATACTCCTATTTTTTAACAGTGAAGCcggtataaaatttttaaaccttcTCTTAAGaaatgaaagaagaaaagagTCAACAAATGGCCAAGTTGTTATGATGGCGATGTATGCCAGCAACCATATTGATTGCCTACTTCTCCGTGAAAGCTTATCGATGTGTCCTTGAACCAGAACAATCAATTTCTTAACATCTTGCTCGGCTTGTTGCATGGTATGCTTCTTCGGGTATAATTTAGCTGTGGAGTCGCCACTATTTTCTGCATCCGAATTTATATCTTCATCCTGCTTACTGTCAACCCTATGCTCATTTGACAAATAGTTTTCTGGTGAAGCATCGCTTGCTTCATTCCCCATTGCTGTCACCAGTCTATCTTCCATAACATCCAAATATGGCCCTTCATCAATTGAAGATTGCAGTGGCTTTGCCACACTGCAGCCTTGCTTCtgcaataaaataaaagaaaattctaaaaaCCGGCAGTTAACGTCACACATGTACCTTTTCTCCAcgtataaaattaaaatgttgaaGCTATTACCTTCTGTCTCTCTTTTATTAATGGGCTAGTCCTTAGAACACCAAAAAACTCATCAACAGCTCTTACCCACCTTCAATTCCACAAATAAGAAAATCGACACCAAATGAGCTTTATATGACAAGTTGCTAGATGATTAGACACAATTACAAGTATctgaatatatgtatttatacatacatacatgcctCATTAGATGCTCAATCATGAACAgtacttttaatttcattaacAACTCTACCAATGCTATCAAAATCTTATGCTGGGATTTTCGTGACAAGCAATCTCCACAAGGGAGCTTCAGTTTAGAAACTAGTATATGAGTGAGTGAAATACATAAAGATATATGTGTGCCTATATGTATAATGAAAATGCCAATTACTGCTATCTTGGGATAAGAAAATGTCTAGTACCATAAGCTTGATGCTGTTATGCCTTCATAGAAAGCTAGATGTCCTCCACGAGGCGTAGTAGCTAGGATAATATTTTCATTAACCctgtaaaataaatcaaatggaAAGTTAGCTTCGAAGAGGGATATTAGTTTAGCTTCGAAGAGGGATATTAGTTATAATGCTGTAACTAGTTACTTGTTTGACAATGGAGTAATGGTGGGTTCACTTCATTGCCTTGATATAGAACACTGATATCAGAATAGGCAAGCTCTGCTTTTTACCCACGTGTCTGAGACTATGTATTAATTGCATGCAAAATGAAGCAATGCAAGCATGTAGCCCATAATGAGCTAGTTCAACCAAAGGAGTCATGCTTAACTAAGTAGGATATTATATTAGAACCATTATTTAATGCGTATTAATTTAGAATTACAATAAAGAATCCAATAGCTTCTCTCTCATTCGACTCTACATGAAATAAGTGCCCCAATAAAATGGGGGACCATAGCATCAAAGGTGATCTCCTACCTACATTCGTCCCATGGAATAGCTTCTCTGGTACACAGAGGATCATCTAAGGCACTGATGCAGAGGAGAGGCACTGACACGTTACTTACATGATTAACACTGCTTGAACGCCTATAAAATGTATCCACAGTCTGGAACGCAAGATGACTTTTGTTAGTAACTGGAAGTATGGaaagaaatgaaataataatgCTTTACCTCAAACTTTCCAAGAATACGAGTAGCATGCTTGTCAAAGTCTCTAACAGATCTGGACTGCAGAAACACAAACAGAAAAGAATTAGGAGATCTTTCattaggaaaagaaaataaattacaaaattatttcaaatactGTTAGGAAAAAGAATGATTAAGAAACTGAGAGATGAGGCATTGCTTGCTTTGATGCAAGAGATTATCAGCAATGAAGACCTAGTACATCTATAACTTTCAATTTCTAAACCAAACCTATCCGCACCAAGTTGGTGGCAATTCCATTCTTAATTTAGTATCCCTCTAAAATGCTTTAGTGATGTGATCAGCCAGGTTGTTTTTCATTTATAGATCAAACTTTTGAGTACCTTTGTAATGCCTTCCCAGTCTGCAAGACGAGACAAGATAGACTGATGCCTGAATGAAAGCACAAAGTATATTAGGTAAAGACACTCTAAAGTAATTATACTGATACTGCAAATTAAGCAACGCAGACATACAATTGTGCATAACCTTTCAGGCCAACTGTTAGCGCTCTGTCATACATTTTCTGCACAGGTTTACGGTTGATGAATCTGTCACATATCTGCCAAGAAGTGATTTAGTACATAACCTTCCAAAAAGAGGATGAAGTGGCAGGACTTTTTCTTAGGGGATCATGAAAGAGACAAAGACAAAAAGTAAGAGTGATTCAACCAGAAAGAGGTCATACTGCTACCACTACAGCCATCCTTGATAAACTTGGAAGTAGTGGCAGCAGCAGAAGGTTCTACCTTTATACCTGCATTAAAAAATGTTGACATTTAAGCTTAAATGATGCAGCATCTTTTCAAATGTTGGCAGTACACATTCCCTGTTTTCCAGGTGAGACTTAAGGAGCAATTACTCAAAGACACAACGCAGAAATTTTATTCTAGAAGGgattttgttttaagttaaacaCATATAGGGATCCTGGCAAGAGCCAGGTTTTCTTATTATCAGTATCCTTCTCTTTTTTCCCCTCCATTTTAGGGAAAAGGAAGTATTTTCAATTGTATGATAGAATCTAACAAAGAGATATGGGGAGGGGCCATTGGTGAAAGAAGAGGATCGACCTCCAAAACTGAAAACTGCGGATAAAAGAGAGCTAAGAAATACAGAAAGAGACACTAACCAAGAGGTCCCAAGGAGAGCATATGGCTGCAGCCCCGACAAGGGGAGTGTTAGTCCCATCCTCTCCAAGATATTTTACCTGAAAGTGGAACTCAGTCTTAGTGAGGAAAAAACATAAATTTGGGACTGCAAACAACATACAGAACAACTCTTTATATGGAAAAGCAAAATATATTAGAACTTTCCAATATGAATAACAACTTGTCGAACAGGACAGAGTTTCCCGTTTGGAGGGcgaatcaaacacaaaaaaaaatgtgcATTTGCATCTAGACAGCATGAAAAGAGAGAATTATAATGCAACAGataaaatggtttaattcgtCCTCCAAACAGGAAACTCCAAATTCAACTGAGTATCAGAATTGAAATCTCCTTTTACTTAACCTGCCAGGAGCATAGCAACAGAAAACTAAACATTAACGTAAAACTTTAAGCACTAACAATTCTGCAAAACTGCATAGATGTTCAAGGCAGAAGCAATAATAAAAGCTAAGTAGAAGCATTACCACTTCCAAGGAAACTTTTCAAAATGACATTCAAGTTCTAAGACTCAACTACATTTATGATGCCCGTGAACATAAAAACCAAGAACATCGGAAAATTTTCCTTTACCAGAATATTGGCACCAATGCTAGCTCCAACAGCGAAAAGAGGAGCTTCAGGATATTCACAATGAATATGGTCAATGAGTTTCCGTAAATCCTCTGTGTATCCAGCGTTATAAAAGCAATCAGACTGAAAATAGATGTAGCAAAAAGTTATGAAACCATGTAATCTAATGGAGTTAACAAATTAGAAGCTGTTAATTTCCCATAAGAATTAGATTAACAGAATCTAGGCAAAGAAAAAAAGTTCCAAAACAAACTCACCGTGAGTGATACACCTCCCAGCCCACGATGGTTGCTTACAACAACATTCCAGCCATTTCTTGCCATGTTGAAGGCAAGATGCTTCGCATACTGTCCGCATAGCATAACTTATTTAAGTAGAACCACATgagatgaaagaaagaaagaaagaaagaaagaaaaaatgaaatgaaCATACAGCGGAAGAAGAATCGCTGGTTAAACCAGGAATCACAATCATAATCGGAGTTTTATCACGTTTAATAGCAGCTGAATCATCAATCACGCGGGAGCGACCCTCCGTAACTGTAATGCACAATACTGAAAATCAGGCCATACtgcaaatctaaaataaaatcacgACGAGaagaacaatatatatatatatatacactgaCCATCAGAATAAGTTAGCCAGTCGAGAGCAATGGTTCCACCATCCGAAGTAAGGAACAAATGTCTGAGAATAATTAATACTTAGCACGTTAATATCTATGCAAACAACAAAGATGTAAAAGAATTGACCAACCGTCTATAAGTAACCGGAGGAGCCCTTCCAAAAACAGACAAGAAAACTGTCTGAAGATGAGGACCGGAAAGCCATGGAGTCACGGAGTACCTGTTCCATAATTTCACAAAATACAGAGACAAGTGACAAATGCTGTAAATTCGAATTTTTAACGTATCGATGGAAAGATTTTCACGAAATGAGAAGATTAAAATTACCGGCCGCGAAGGATATTACAGTTGGAAAGGAGTGATTGGCAAAGGTGGGAGGAAGAATTGTAGGTCAAAGTAACAGGGTAGCCTCTGAAAAGAGTGAGTAAATCGTGAAGAAAATGAATCTCCAGAAAAGTGTATAAAAAAGCGAGGAATATAAAGAGAGCAGCGAAGAGATAATAGGAGATGGGGATTAAAGCAAGTGCTTGGACGAGACGATCGTAGGGAGAGGCATTTGCCGCCAACATTCCGCTATCCATTGACGAacagattttcaaaaaaaaaaatccaatcgAAAACCAAGACggagttttttttttccctttaatctATGCAGAAAGAAATaagaacacattttttttttaaaaggagagAGAACATGTGAATGTGGAACGTTGGGTTTTGAGTGGCCGTTGAAAATCGATCGAGTGATGAGAAACCAAAAATCAGAAAGTGAAATCTAAGGTAGAGACAAAAAATTTTAATCTACTAATAAATCGAGCTTATGTtcttgcataaatatttttaaaattttaaataaaaaaatcaataactttgatgttgtttcttttgaaaaataattttatataattatttttttttattttaaatataaaatatttatttttacatcacaaaagttaaatataaataaaaatattcgatttaattaatgtaattttttaacttataaattaaaattatccaaatacTATAAATTCAAATTGATTTTCGATCTATCCAAAATTATATTGAGTGAACAAATTGTCTCTTGAACTTGCTTGTCGAATGCTATGTAAAGAAGTTTTgtacttttttaatatatatgaacAAAAAAGTGTGTATACTACAGGGTAAATTATATCAACAGTTTCTCAACTTTAGAGTAGCAGATAAAACAGtcactcaatttttaaaaaataacaaaacagtcaacACTAACCATTTTTCCTTATGTCTGTAACAGAGCTATTGTTTTCCGTTATTGACTAACAGAGCTATTGTTTTCCGTTATTGACTTAACAGAAATGTCACTTTCCATCCCCCTCCCTCTTCCCCACCATCCCTACCCCTATCACAAGCCCCTTTACTTTTTTGCAGACCTCTCCACCATTGTTGTCTCCCCCTCTTCCCCATATTCCTTCTTCACCATCATTCCTCTCACCCTCAGCAGAGCTTCCAATGAATTAAGGATGTTGAAGTATATACACTTGTATTAGTTAACCAACATAACCGGTAAAGACCTTCTGCAACCAATGCCGAAAGGAATGCTTCCCTAGCTTCGTGATTGAGCATGCCTGCAAAAGAGCAAAAAAGTTATCTTCATATGTATATACTACTCATGACCACAAACAAATGCACCATACAGTTTGAGAACTCTAATTAGATAGCTTAACCAGAACTTAAGAGATACGGTTCTTACGTTCTATCACAGAATTTGAATATATAGGAAATTCTTCCTCAAGCATAATTACGAACATCATCTGAGTTCTACAATAATCCAGAACCAGTTCCTTTCAAAGTTGTATTTGTTTCTCGCGAACCTCCCTCACTGGCTGCAAACTGCATATAAATCAATCTCGATCCTTGAAAAGCTCGTTAACAATTCAGGTGAAATAAAATGACAAAGATGGTGACAATGGTGAAACTTTTCTAAAGACAAAACTTTTCAGCTCCACTTCTATATCATGTTCTAGTACACATTAAAGAGTAAGAAATATTAATGCTCTGTCCGGAATATACTTTGGACATGGCAGCTTTGCTGAGGGTGAGAGGAATGATGGTGAAGAAAGAATAGGGGGAAGAGGAGGAGAGGGCAATGGTAGAGAGGTCTGCAAAAAAGTGAAGGGGGTTACGATAGGGGGAAGGATGGTGGGGAAGAGGAAGGGGGATGGAAAATGGCATTTCTGTTAAGTCAATAACAGAAAAAGATATATCTGTTACAGACGTAACAGAAAATGGTTAGtggtgactgttttgttattttttgaaagttgagtgactaaattgaaacccGAGTGATTGTTTTGTTAGCTACCCTATAGTTGAGTGACtgttagtgtaatttaccctatatTATATTACAAAGTAAACAACTAAAAAAAAGACAATCTTATGTAGCAGTATATAATTCCCACAAGTGGCTgctctaattaatatcaaaactAAAATTGGATTTTCgaaattaatctttaaattttgaaaatttttacttcaattatttttcatgcttgaatttttcaaTTAGGTCCATGTAGGTATTAAAACTTTCATTATGTTTGACTATATATGATTTGATAATTAATAATGGAGATTTTGTTTTGTAAAGTGTATATATAATGATTGTTGAATTTTGTTGTAGCATCTTATTACTCGGGTCTGGCGATTGGATcaggtaagggtgttacatttattggtgtCCATTGAATATCAAAATAATAGTTAGGTCTAgtggtgaaattaaaaaaaaattggagcaatagaatttgaattataaatttttagaaagtttaaaaTGCAATGTCACTATAGTATTaatgaattttacaatttttaagggattaaataataaaaaaaatttatttttggagAGGGCATAacttaattgtaaattttaagatgtgtcaaaataaaattttatcattaaattaacttaaaattttgtaaatactCAAGGGACTAAAAgggcaattttttttatttttaaaggctAGGGGCATGCTTGCTCCTTGTGTCACGGGTTGTAGATCAAAACCCATGACGAATACATGACAGAACGTCTCATGGAGGTCAACTAATTAAATAAGGCTCATTTGACCCATTTTAACTGACCCGATTCGTGAAATATATGGAGAAGCCCATCTACGTAAAGCATTGGTGGCCTAATAAAACACCCCACTAAAACTAGAGTTACTAGGGCAATTATTGTAAGTCCTAAGGGATAAtattgtatagagtttaaatcccttagaTTCTCACCTTGTAGGTAGGCTTTAATTTTGATTGTTGATGTAATTTAAATTGTACCATTGGATATAGGGGAGCTCGACTATAAATAAAGGTCTTctccctcatttgtaatcaccCCTTGTACTTCACTTCATTCTTGAGCTAAAGAATATATTTGAGAGCATTTGGTGTGCATCGATTTCTTGTGGCTTTTTTGTTCAATTCAAGCTCCTTTCtcttttgagtttgtttcctCTTCATTTCGatgccttagagaatttctatGAGAATTCTCATATTTCAAAAGTTAGGCTAACTTAGGAAAATTTGAAACAAAGAAATCACCTAATGCCACGTGATTCACTAGACTTTAGTTCTAGCCCTGGGACAATTGGTATCTGAGTCAGTGTTCGAAGACGTTGATTGAGATGACGAAATGAGTAGAtgatttttcataatttgatatgtcaaattaagcTCTTCAAAACACTtgaggagcttattctcaagaaATTTACAAGTTTTTTACATACTTTTgttgacttttaatttttatcattaataATCATGTTTGCTTAGTTTTACTCCTTTCGAGACCCAAATTGGAAAAATGTTGTCATGGGGAACCTAACAATGTGTTTTAGTTATTGAAGGGAGACGGCAATGGCCTAACATTGATGAAAACAACATTTAACGTGGGTGTCGCAACATTGATGCTATGGATGTTGTAACATCAAGTCCCTTTGTTTCAAGAATGCAGTACTTGAACGAAAAATCAACCTGGA from Gossypium hirsutum isolate 1008001.06 chromosome D12, Gossypium_hirsutum_v2.1, whole genome shotgun sequence includes these protein-coding regions:
- the LOC107945187 gene encoding embryogenesis-associated protein EMB8 isoform X1, whose product is MDSGMLAANASPYDRLVQALALIPISYYLFAALFIFLAFLYTFLEIHFLHDLLTLFRGYPVTLTYNSSSHLCQSLLSNCNILRGRYSVTPWLSGPHLQTVFLSVFGRAPPVTYRRHLFLTSDGGTIALDWLTYSDVTEGRSRVIDDSAAIKRDKTPIMIVIPGLTSDSSSAYAKHLAFNMARNGWNVVVSNHRGLGGVSLTSDCFYNAGYTEDLRKLIDHIHCEYPEAPLFAVGASIGANILVKYLGEDGTNTPLVGAAAICSPWDLLICDRFINRKPVQKMYDRALTVGLKGYAQLHQSILSRLADWEGITKSRSVRDFDKHATRILGKFETVDTFYRRSSSVNHVSNVSVPLLCISALDDPLCTREAIPWDECRVNENIILATTPRGGHLAFYEGITASSLWWVRAVDEFFGVLRTSPLIKERQKKQGCSVAKPLQSSIDEGPYLDVMEDRLVTAMGNEASDASPENYLSNEHRVDSKQDEDINSDAENSGDSTAKLYPKKHTMQQAEQDVKKLIVLVQGHIDKLSRRSRQSIWLLAYIAIITTWPFVDSFLLSFLKRRFKNFIPASLLKNRSM
- the LOC107945187 gene encoding embryogenesis-associated protein EMB8 isoform X2, whose protein sequence is MDSGMLAANASPYDRLVQALALIPISYYLFAALFIFLAFLYTFLEIHFLHDLLTLFRGYPVTLTYNSSSHLCQSLLSNCNILRGRYSVTPWLSGPHLQTVFLSVFGRAPPVTYRRHLFLTSDGGTIALDWLTYSDVTEGRSRVIDDSAAIKRDKTPIMIVIPGLTSDSSSAYAKHLAFNMARNGWNVVVSNHRGLGGVSLTSDCFYNAGYTEDLRKLIDHIHCEYPEAPLFAVGASIGANILVKYLGEDGTNTPLVGAAAICSPWDLLICDRFINRKPVQKMYDRALTVGLKGISLSCLVLQTGKALQSPDLLETLTSMLLVFLESLRLWIHFIGVQAVLIMVNENIILATTPRGGHLAFYEGITASSLWWVRAVDEFFGVLRTSPLIKERQKKQGCSVAKPLQSSIDEGPYLDVMEDRLVTAMGNEASDASPENYLSNEHRVDSKQDEDINSDAENSGDSTAKLYPKKHTMQQAEQDVKKLIVLVQGHIDKLSRRSRQSIWLLAYIAIITTWPFVDSFLLSFLKRRFKNFIPASLLKNRSM
- the LOC107945187 gene encoding embryogenesis-associated protein EMB8 isoform X3, translated to MDSGMLAANASPYDRLVQALALIPISYYLFAALFIFLAFLYTFLEIHFLHDLLTLFRGYPVTLTYNSSSHLCQSLLSNCNILRGRYSVTPWLSGPHLQTVFLSVFGRAPPVTYRRHLFLTSDGGTIALDWLTYSDVTEGRSRVIDDSAAIKRDKTPIMIVIPGLTSDSSSAYAKHLAFNMARNGWNVVVSNHRGLGGVSLTSDCFYNAGYTEDLRKLIDHIHCEYPEAPLFAVGASIGANILVKYLGEDGTNTPLVGAAAICSPWDLLICDRFINRKPVQKMYDRALTVGLKGYAQLHQSILSRLADWEGITKSRSVRDFDKHATRILGKFETVDTFYRRSSSVNHVSNVSVPLLCISALDDPLCTREAIPWDECRVNENIILATTPRGGHLAFYEGITASSLWWVRAVDEFFGVLRTSPLIKERQKNFLLFYCRSKAAVWQSHCNLQLMKGHIWMLWKIDW